From one Aeropyrum camini SY1 = JCM 12091 genomic stretch:
- the menC gene encoding o-succinylbenzoate synthase, which produces MARLEVFEVWMPLVSEFRTSFGSTRLRPALLVRAVERGGEEGWGEVVAGEGPWYSSETVWTAWHVIEDYIARLLPSNIESPELVGERLSRIRGHNMAKAGVEMALWDLKARMESKPLWSLIGGVKRDVIVGVSVGIQPSIDILVKTVSRYLEEGYGRIKIKIEPGWDIEPVERLRREFPDVPLQVDANAAYTFLDAPRLSRLDEYSLLMIEQPFHHEDLLEHAYFQSMVRTPVCLDESVRSVRDAVAALRLGSARIINIKPGRVGGLASSLEIHDFWSLKAHLPVWIGGMLETGVGRGHLVALGTLPGVRYPSDISASSRYYAEDIVDAPWELEPGSVIRARNRPGIGVEVNWERLRKYVRRSRSFTLQGKAS; this is translated from the coding sequence GTGGCTAGGCTCGAGGTTTTCGAGGTTTGGATGCCCCTTGTCTCAGAGTTTAGGACGAGCTTCGGGAGCACAAGGCTCAGGCCAGCCCTCCTGGTTAGGGCTGTGGAGAGGGGTGGCGAGGAGGGTTGGGGGGAGGTTGTGGCCGGCGAGGGGCCATGGTACTCTAGCGAGACAGTCTGGACAGCCTGGCACGTTATCGAGGACTACATAGCAAGGCTGCTGCCGAGCAATATAGAGTCGCCCGAACTAGTGGGGGAACGCCTCTCAAGGATCAGGGGGCACAACATGGCTAAAGCTGGTGTTGAGATGGCTCTGTGGGATCTTAAGGCTAGAATGGAGTCGAAGCCCCTCTGGAGCCTCATCGGGGGGGTTAAGAGGGATGTGATCGTGGGGGTGAGCGTGGGCATCCAGCCCTCCATAGACATTCTGGTTAAAACGGTTTCCCGCTATCTCGAGGAGGGTTATGGCAGGATAAAGATCAAGATAGAGCCGGGGTGGGATATAGAGCCTGTCGAGAGGCTTAGGAGGGAGTTCCCAGATGTGCCGCTGCAGGTGGACGCTAACGCCGCCTACACCTTCCTCGACGCCCCCCGGCTGTCGAGGCTAGACGAGTACAGCCTCCTTATGATAGAGCAGCCTTTCCACCACGAGGACCTGCTCGAGCACGCGTACTTCCAGAGCATGGTTAGAACGCCGGTTTGCCTCGACGAGAGCGTTAGGAGCGTTAGAGACGCCGTTGCAGCCCTCAGACTCGGGTCGGCCAGGATAATAAACATCAAGCCGGGGAGGGTGGGGGGGTTGGCGTCCTCGCTCGAGATACACGACTTCTGGAGCCTCAAGGCACACCTACCGGTCTGGATAGGGGGCATGCTGGAGACGGGGGTGGGCAGGGGCCATCTTGTAGCCCTAGGAACCCTCCCTGGCGTCAGGTACCCCTCCGACATAAGCGCCAGCAGCAGATACTACGCGGAGGACATAGTAGACGCGCCGTGGGAGCTTGAGCCTGGCAGCGTCATAAGGGCGAGGAACAGGCCCGGGATAGGGGTTGAGGTGAACTGGGAGCGGCTGCGTAAATACGTTAGGAGGAGTAGAAGCTTCACCCTCCAGGGCAAGGCCTCCTGA
- a CDS encoding N-glycosylase/DNA lyase, whose translation MAQRLRWERVEGVARAFSRLSLGEVLAFEEQADPQYKLVSRLASEVGPGKAAVAALLTGLASYRLAMRGEEWWLCFYRHMRSSLPRAEGLEGVLRAVEGFLTSCSGAAIGREAKLRRVRKAASAAETLRGVLEDPPALVEMAPQILEALRTALGEKGFRKTTVFSVKIAYYAVRPLAGRRPLTLDVPIPVDVRVACASISSGMVDAPSYREVVARPEAAQRAWGYVSRSSGIPVLHIDSILWVTGWAPRELPPGEARDMVASLLSRALDREKALLLASELVRRPCPGG comes from the coding sequence TTGGCCCAGAGGCTCAGGTGGGAGAGGGTTGAGGGGGTTGCCAGGGCGTTCTCCAGGCTTAGCTTGGGCGAGGTCCTCGCTTTCGAGGAACAGGCAGACCCCCAGTACAAGCTCGTGTCGAGGCTGGCCTCCGAGGTGGGGCCGGGGAAGGCGGCTGTCGCCGCCCTCCTCACAGGCCTCGCCAGCTACAGGCTGGCCATGAGGGGTGAGGAGTGGTGGCTCTGCTTCTACAGGCACATGAGGTCCTCGCTACCCCGTGCCGAGGGCCTGGAGGGTGTCTTGAGGGCTGTAGAGGGGTTTCTCACCTCCTGCAGCGGGGCCGCTATAGGTAGGGAGGCTAAGCTGAGGAGGGTTAGGAAGGCCGCCAGCGCGGCCGAAACCCTCCGGGGTGTTCTGGAGGATCCTCCAGCCCTGGTGGAGATGGCCCCCCAGATACTGGAGGCTCTGAGGACGGCGTTGGGCGAGAAGGGCTTCAGGAAGACCACGGTATTCTCGGTTAAGATAGCGTACTATGCTGTAAGGCCGCTAGCCGGTAGGAGGCCGCTGACGCTAGACGTCCCCATACCGGTTGACGTTAGGGTTGCCTGCGCCAGCATATCCTCGGGGATGGTGGACGCCCCTAGCTATAGGGAGGTTGTAGCCAGGCCTGAGGCGGCGCAGAGGGCTTGGGGCTACGTTTCGAGGTCCTCGGGCATACCGGTCCTCCACATAGACTCGATACTGTGGGTAACAGGCTGGGCCCCTAGGGAGCTCCCGCCGGGCGAGGCTCGGGATATGGTGGCTAGTCTGCTCTCACGCGCCCTCGATAGGGAGAAGGCCCTGCTCCTCGCTTCAGAGCTCGTCAGGAGGCCTTGCCCTGGAGGGTGA